The Terracoccus luteus genome includes a region encoding these proteins:
- a CDS encoding prephenate dehydrogenase, with protein sequence MTRVHVIGTGLVGTSLGIALTAAGHAVTLQDPSPTAERLARDLRAGSLASTQEPAPDVVVVAAPPDVVADAVLEALGRWPAAVVTDVASVKESVLRAVRAGASAPQLERYVGSHPMAGRERSGAAAARGDLFDGRAWVVVPHETSTDAAVRAVTELARTVGAAVRVMPAHEHDEAVAAVSHVPQLAASVVAAALRELPEEAVGLAGQGLRDVTRIAASDPRLWTQILAGNAAAVADVLRHVRGELDDVLGALDALTRTEEAPGSLGVLSRVLESGNLGHARIPGKHGAAPTAYEVVSVVVPDEPGALARLLGDVGAAGVNLEDLHLEHGIGQAVGVAEIAVVPASVEPLRAALSGLGWRLHD encoded by the coding sequence GTGACCCGGGTCCACGTCATCGGCACGGGCCTCGTCGGCACCAGCCTCGGCATCGCCCTCACCGCCGCCGGCCACGCGGTGACGCTGCAGGACCCGTCACCGACGGCCGAGCGGCTGGCCCGTGACCTGCGGGCCGGCTCACTGGCCTCGACGCAGGAGCCGGCGCCCGACGTCGTCGTCGTCGCCGCACCGCCCGACGTCGTCGCCGACGCCGTGCTCGAGGCGCTGGGCCGGTGGCCCGCCGCGGTCGTCACCGACGTCGCCTCCGTCAAGGAGTCGGTGCTGCGCGCCGTGCGGGCGGGCGCGAGCGCCCCGCAGCTCGAGCGCTACGTCGGCTCGCACCCCATGGCGGGCCGCGAGCGTTCCGGGGCGGCCGCCGCCCGGGGCGACCTCTTCGACGGCCGCGCGTGGGTCGTCGTCCCCCACGAGACGAGCACGGATGCCGCCGTCCGCGCGGTCACCGAGCTGGCCCGCACCGTCGGCGCCGCCGTGCGCGTCATGCCGGCGCACGAGCACGACGAGGCCGTCGCCGCCGTGTCGCACGTGCCGCAGCTGGCCGCCAGCGTCGTGGCCGCGGCCCTGCGCGAGCTGCCCGAGGAGGCGGTCGGGCTCGCCGGGCAGGGGCTGCGCGACGTCACCCGCATCGCTGCCAGCGACCCCCGACTGTGGACCCAGATCCTCGCCGGCAACGCCGCCGCCGTCGCCGACGTGCTGCGGCACGTGCGGGGCGAGCTCGACGACGTGCTGGGCGCCCTCGACGCCCTCACTCGCACCGAGGAGGCGCCCGGCTCGCTCGGCGTGCTGAGCCGGGTGCTCGAGTCGGGCAACCTCGGTCACGCGCGCATCCCCGGCAAGCACGGCGCGGCGCCGACCGCGTACGAGGTCGTCTCGGTCGTCGTCCCCGACGAGCCCGGTGCCCTCGCCCGCCTGCTCGGCGACGTCGGCGCGGCGGGCGTCAACCTCGAGGACCTCCACCTCGAGCACGGCATCGGCCAGGCCGTCGGCGTGGCCGAGATCGCCGTCGTCCCCGCCTCGGTCGAGCCGCTGCGTGCGGCCCTGTCCGGGCTGGGCTGGCGCCTTCACGACTGA
- the cmk gene encoding (d)CMP kinase has translation MPDAAPPTVSPLTTSAPGGDEAFPGFVVAIDGPSGSGKSSVSKQVARELGYGFLDTGAMYRSLTWWCLDTGVDLDDADAVTAAARELPLHIGTDPDDPTVTVGDTDVTAGIRESRISEQVSKVAVVIPVRELLRDQQRRLIADASGERGGVVAEGRDITTVVAPDAPVRILLTASEEARLARRSTELHGAADAGSVAATRAQVLGRDAADSTVSQFSVAADGVTTVDTSDLDFAGSVAAVLQVVAAARA, from the coding sequence ATGCCCGACGCCGCCCCGCCGACCGTTTCGCCCCTCACGACCTCGGCCCCCGGCGGTGACGAGGCCTTCCCCGGGTTCGTCGTCGCGATCGACGGCCCGTCCGGGTCGGGCAAGTCGAGCGTGAGCAAGCAGGTCGCCCGAGAGCTGGGCTACGGGTTCCTCGACACCGGGGCGATGTACCGGTCGTTGACCTGGTGGTGTCTCGACACCGGGGTCGACCTCGACGACGCGGACGCCGTCACCGCCGCGGCCCGCGAGCTGCCGCTGCACATCGGCACGGACCCCGACGACCCGACCGTGACCGTCGGCGACACCGACGTCACGGCCGGCATCCGCGAGAGCCGCATCTCCGAGCAGGTCTCGAAGGTCGCCGTCGTCATCCCCGTGCGCGAGCTGCTGCGCGACCAGCAGCGCCGCCTCATCGCCGACGCCTCGGGCGAGCGCGGCGGCGTCGTGGCCGAGGGGCGTGACATCACGACCGTCGTCGCCCCCGACGCCCCGGTGCGCATCCTGCTCACCGCGAGCGAGGAGGCGCGGCTTGCCCGCCGGTCGACCGAGCTGCACGGCGCCGCCGACGCCGGCTCGGTGGCCGCCACCCGGGCCCAGGTGCTGGGCCGCGACGCCGCCGACTCGACCGTCTCGCAGTTCAGCGTCGCCGCCGACGGCGTGACGACCGTCGACACCTCCGACCTCGACTTCGCCGGCTCGGTCGCGGCCGTGCTCCAGGTCGTGGCGGCCGCACGGGCGTGA
- a CDS encoding lysophospholipid acyltransferase family protein — MSETAAPHPRRARIGRGIGIVLFHTAYRGHARGTERVPASGPVILVANHAAFLDGPLVMSMAPRAVTFLVKQEAFSGPFGAVLRGVGQIPIDRSVGDRAALGRAAAVLQRGDAVGIFPEGNRGTGDVDEVNQGAAWLALRTRATIVPVAVLGTRVEGRGAGAWPRPLSRLDVDFGHPFTLQERPGVPGRERLRLATDELRERLASHVRLARVENGGPADFH, encoded by the coding sequence GTGAGCGAGACCGCCGCCCCGCACCCGCGCCGGGCCCGCATCGGGCGCGGCATCGGCATCGTGCTGTTCCACACCGCGTACCGGGGCCACGCCCGCGGCACCGAGCGCGTCCCGGCATCCGGTCCCGTCATCCTCGTCGCGAACCACGCCGCGTTCCTCGACGGCCCGCTCGTCATGTCGATGGCGCCGAGGGCGGTCACCTTCCTCGTCAAGCAGGAGGCGTTCAGCGGGCCTTTCGGCGCCGTGCTGCGCGGGGTGGGGCAGATCCCCATCGACCGCAGCGTCGGCGACCGCGCCGCCCTCGGGCGTGCGGCGGCGGTGCTGCAGCGCGGCGACGCGGTCGGCATCTTCCCGGAGGGCAACCGCGGCACCGGAGACGTCGACGAGGTCAACCAGGGCGCGGCGTGGCTGGCCCTGCGGACCCGCGCGACGATCGTGCCGGTCGCGGTCCTCGGCACCCGCGTGGAGGGGCGCGGCGCCGGGGCGTGGCCCCGCCCGCTCAGCCGCCTCGACGTCGACTTCGGCCACCCGTTCACCCTTCAGGAGCGACCCGGCGTGCCCGGCCGGGAGCGCCTGCGACTGGCCACCGACGAGCTGCGCGAGCGCCTCGCGTCACACGTGCGCCTCGCGCGGGTGGAGAATGGTGGTCCAGCCGACTTCCACTGA
- the der gene encoding ribosome biogenesis GTPase Der encodes MSTAPRQGDGPDDAAVERALRAGLAEFDLAPEDEALLSADGVVGGDETPQGPLPVVAVVGRPNVGKSSLVNRILRRREAVVEDVPGVTRDRVSYEGEWAGRRFTVVDTGGWEADATGIHLRVAEQAEIAIDLADVVMFVVDATVGATDDDEAVVRLLRRAGKPVVLVANKVDDQRGEADAAVLWNLGLGQPWPVSALHGRGSGDALDAVLEVLPTVSASGAYAQGGPRRVALIGRPNVGKSSLLNRLAGENRVVVDNVAGTTRDPVDELIELGGKTWRFVDTAGIRRRVHQSRGADFYASLRTQTALEKAEVAVVLVDASEPIAEQDVRVIQQVIDAGRALVIAYNKWDTLDEERRHFLEREIERDLVQVPWAPRANVSARTGRHMDRLVPAIETALESWDTRVPTGRLNAFFGEIVASHPHPVRGGKQPRILFATQASTRPPRFVIFASGFIEAGYRRFLERRLREQFGFEGTPIEVSVRVREKRRR; translated from the coding sequence ATCTCGACCGCGCCCCGACAGGGCGACGGCCCTGACGACGCCGCCGTCGAGCGCGCCCTGCGCGCCGGCCTGGCCGAGTTCGACCTCGCGCCCGAGGACGAGGCGCTGCTCTCGGCCGACGGGGTCGTCGGCGGCGACGAGACGCCGCAGGGGCCGCTCCCGGTCGTCGCGGTCGTCGGCCGCCCCAACGTCGGCAAGTCGAGCCTCGTCAACCGCATCCTGCGCCGCCGCGAGGCGGTCGTCGAGGACGTCCCCGGCGTGACGCGCGACCGCGTCTCGTACGAGGGGGAGTGGGCCGGACGCCGCTTCACCGTCGTCGACACCGGTGGCTGGGAGGCCGACGCCACCGGCATCCACCTGCGCGTGGCCGAGCAGGCCGAGATCGCCATCGACCTCGCCGACGTCGTCATGTTCGTCGTCGACGCGACGGTCGGCGCCACCGACGACGACGAGGCGGTCGTCAGGCTGCTGCGCCGGGCCGGCAAGCCGGTCGTGCTCGTGGCCAACAAGGTCGACGACCAGCGCGGCGAGGCCGACGCGGCCGTGCTGTGGAACCTCGGGCTCGGCCAGCCCTGGCCCGTGTCCGCCCTGCACGGCCGGGGCAGCGGCGACGCCCTCGACGCCGTGCTCGAGGTGCTGCCCACCGTGTCGGCGAGCGGCGCCTACGCCCAGGGGGGTCCGCGCCGCGTCGCCCTCATCGGCCGCCCGAACGTCGGCAAGTCGAGCCTGCTCAACCGGCTCGCCGGCGAGAACCGCGTCGTCGTCGACAACGTCGCCGGCACGACCCGCGACCCCGTCGACGAGCTCATCGAGCTCGGCGGCAAGACGTGGCGCTTCGTCGACACCGCCGGCATCCGGCGCCGGGTACACCAGTCGCGCGGCGCCGACTTCTACGCCTCGCTGCGCACGCAGACGGCGCTCGAGAAGGCCGAGGTGGCCGTCGTGCTCGTCGACGCCTCGGAGCCGATCGCCGAGCAGGACGTCCGCGTCATCCAGCAGGTCATCGACGCCGGCCGTGCCCTCGTCATCGCCTACAACAAGTGGGACACCCTCGACGAGGAGCGCCGCCACTTCCTCGAGCGCGAGATCGAACGTGACCTCGTCCAGGTCCCGTGGGCACCGCGCGCCAACGTCTCGGCCCGCACCGGCCGCCACATGGACCGGCTCGTGCCCGCCATCGAGACGGCCCTCGAGTCGTGGGACACCCGCGTGCCCACCGGCCGCCTCAACGCGTTCTTCGGTGAGATCGTGGCCAGCCACCCGCACCCCGTGCGGGGCGGCAAGCAACCCCGCATCCTCTTCGCCACGCAGGCCTCGACTCGCCCGCCTCGCTTCGTCATCTTCGCGTCGGGGTTCATCGAGGCGGGCTACCGCCGCTTCCTCGAGCGCCGCCTGCGCGAGCAGTTCGGCTTCGAGGGCACCCCGATCGAGGTCTCGGTACGCGTGCGCGAGAAGCGCCGCCGCTGA
- a CDS encoding YibE/F family protein, translated as MTASGPRPGHDAGQTHGHTHDPDALAALDADVRVSARARSVLVAVLAVLGLLTVLGLVVTWPSGDASTRGGSTAFVASGAGTTGATVLSTLPACPPETTDPALDPALDPALDPGTSTTEPGLQPGSTCGAMVVRVDPDAVPQGQATEQTVPLDGPVARSGLQAGDRVTLLAVGGDDGQPTAYSFLEVQRSAPLLFLLVLFVVVVGVVARLRGILALVGLGVGGVVVVTYLLPALLEGRSGIVVALVGSAAIMYVVLYLAHGLSVRTSTALAGTLFGVAITAGLGVLAIGWARLSGVGDDEGATLTAVQQSLQPRELLTAAIIIAGLGVLNDVTITQSSAVWELRAAAPSLGRRQLFASGMRIGRDHIASTIYTIVFAYAGAALPVLLLLYVYDRPVLDMLQTESLSQEIVRTLASAIGLVLAVPATTAIAALTVGDATVAPTDDHDDHDDDEPSPSEASSAAQTD; from the coding sequence ATGACCGCCTCGGGGCCCCGACCCGGCCATGATGCCGGCCAGACGCACGGACACACCCACGACCCGGACGCGCTCGCCGCGCTCGACGCCGACGTGCGGGTCAGCGCCCGCGCCCGGTCGGTCCTCGTCGCCGTGCTGGCGGTGCTCGGGCTGCTCACGGTGCTCGGCCTCGTCGTCACGTGGCCGTCGGGAGACGCCTCGACCCGCGGGGGCAGCACGGCGTTCGTCGCGTCGGGTGCGGGCACGACGGGCGCGACCGTGCTCTCGACGCTGCCGGCCTGCCCGCCCGAGACGACCGACCCCGCGCTCGACCCCGCGCTCGACCCCGCGCTCGACCCCGGCACCTCGACCACCGAACCGGGCCTCCAGCCGGGCTCGACGTGCGGGGCCATGGTCGTGCGGGTCGACCCTGACGCGGTGCCGCAGGGACAGGCGACCGAGCAGACCGTCCCGCTCGACGGACCGGTGGCGCGCTCGGGGCTGCAGGCGGGCGACCGGGTGACGCTGCTGGCCGTGGGCGGTGACGACGGGCAGCCGACCGCGTACTCCTTCCTCGAGGTACAGCGGTCCGCTCCGCTGCTGTTCCTCCTCGTCCTGTTCGTCGTCGTCGTGGGCGTCGTCGCCCGCCTGCGCGGCATCCTCGCGCTGGTCGGCCTGGGCGTCGGCGGCGTCGTCGTCGTCACCTACCTGCTGCCCGCGCTGCTCGAGGGACGCTCCGGCATCGTCGTCGCCCTCGTCGGCTCGGCCGCGATCATGTACGTCGTCCTCTACCTCGCCCACGGGCTGTCGGTGCGCACGAGCACCGCCCTCGCCGGCACCCTCTTCGGCGTCGCCATCACCGCCGGGCTCGGGGTGCTCGCCATCGGGTGGGCGCGGCTCAGCGGCGTCGGCGACGACGAGGGCGCCACCCTCACGGCGGTGCAGCAGTCGCTGCAGCCGCGCGAGCTGCTCACCGCGGCCATCATCATCGCCGGCCTCGGGGTGCTCAACGACGTGACGATCACGCAGTCGTCGGCCGTCTGGGAGCTGCGCGCCGCCGCCCCGTCCCTGGGCCGCCGTCAGCTCTTCGCCTCGGGCATGCGCATCGGGCGCGACCACATCGCCTCGACCATCTACACCATCGTCTTCGCCTACGCCGGCGCCGCGCTGCCCGTGCTGCTACTGCTCTACGTCTACGACCGCCCCGTCCTCGACATGCTGCAGACCGAGTCGTTGTCGCAGGAGATCGTCCGGACCCTCGCCAGCGCGATCGGGCTCGTCCTCGCGGTCCCGGCCACCACCGCCATCGCGGCCCTCACGGTCGGCGACGCCACCGTCGCCCCCACCGACGACCACGACGACCACGACGACGACGAGCCGTCGCCGTCCGAGGCTTCCTCCGCCGCCCAGACCGACTGA
- a CDS encoding CDP-alcohol phosphatidyltransferase family protein, which translates to MTGRSGTQRQSRDKVLTLPNVLSMLRLVGVPIFLWAILSERDLLAFGILALSGATDYADGKIARAFGMESALGAMLDPVADRLYILTTLVGLAWRDIIPVWLVVVLLAREVVMALMLLVLQRRGQTGLPVHFVGKAATFNLLYAFPLLLLAHRDDWLGAVSRPLGWGFAWWGVGLYWLAAVLYAIQARQVLSGRLTASGPSGPSGRSARSG; encoded by the coding sequence GTGACAGGCAGGTCGGGGACGCAGCGGCAGAGCAGGGACAAGGTGCTCACGCTGCCCAACGTGCTGTCGATGCTGCGCCTCGTCGGTGTCCCGATCTTCCTCTGGGCCATCCTCAGCGAGCGCGACCTGCTCGCCTTCGGCATCCTCGCGCTGTCGGGGGCGACCGACTACGCCGACGGCAAGATCGCCCGGGCGTTCGGCATGGAGTCCGCCCTCGGCGCGATGCTCGACCCCGTCGCCGACCGGCTGTACATCCTCACCACCCTCGTCGGGCTGGCCTGGCGCGACATCATCCCGGTGTGGCTCGTCGTCGTGCTGCTGGCCCGCGAGGTCGTCATGGCCCTCATGCTGCTCGTGCTGCAGCGTCGCGGACAGACCGGTCTGCCGGTGCACTTCGTCGGCAAGGCGGCGACCTTCAACCTCCTCTACGCCTTCCCGCTGCTGCTGCTCGCCCACCGTGACGACTGGCTCGGTGCCGTCTCCCGGCCGCTCGGCTGGGGCTTCGCGTGGTGGGGTGTCGGCCTCTACTGGCTCGCAGCCGTGCTCTACGCGATCCAGGCCCGACAGGTGCTGAGCGGGCGCCTGACCGCCTCGGGTCCCTCAGGTCCCTCGGGTCGGTCGGCGAGGTCGGGATGA
- a CDS encoding DUF881 domain-containing protein, with translation MTEPTRPAGPARRPDASMTLLTSMLERPLDPGYQEAADRRRARDLPASSPSAPTRSVVVVVMAVLTGFLFAVSASALRPRPTAAASVKEQLVSRIETLQQQGSAQEAKLAALGTQVREYEAAELTQSGGSALSARIGTLEVQAAAVALTGPGVTLTLDDAPSADTDAAAGTRPSGGFTPGRVSSSDLQIAVNGLWAAGAEAVSINGHRLSATAAIRFAGQAVIVDFRPLTRPYVVTAIGDADTLTSRFEGSFSGAYLTQLGDQYGIRSDLAGSDSLTVPADTAVRLVHAEPLGLDPTPVATTSTTPSPSSSGGAR, from the coding sequence ATGACCGAGCCCACCCGCCCCGCTGGCCCGGCTCGGCGCCCCGACGCGTCGATGACGCTGCTGACCTCGATGCTCGAGCGCCCCCTCGACCCCGGCTACCAGGAGGCCGCCGACCGGCGCCGCGCCCGCGACCTGCCCGCCTCGTCCCCGTCGGCCCCGACCCGCTCGGTGGTCGTCGTCGTCATGGCGGTGCTCACCGGGTTCCTCTTCGCCGTCTCGGCCTCGGCCCTGCGACCACGGCCCACGGCGGCCGCGAGCGTCAAGGAGCAGCTCGTCAGCCGCATCGAGACGCTGCAGCAGCAGGGGAGCGCACAGGAGGCCAAGCTCGCCGCGCTCGGAACCCAGGTGCGCGAGTACGAGGCCGCCGAGCTGACCCAGTCGGGCGGGTCCGCGCTGAGCGCCCGCATCGGCACCCTAGAGGTGCAGGCCGCCGCCGTGGCGCTCACCGGCCCCGGGGTCACCCTCACCCTCGACGACGCGCCGTCGGCCGACACCGATGCCGCGGCGGGCACCCGCCCGAGCGGCGGCTTCACCCCGGGCCGGGTCAGCTCGAGCGACCTGCAGATCGCCGTCAACGGGCTCTGGGCGGCCGGCGCCGAGGCGGTGTCAATCAACGGGCACCGGCTGAGCGCCACCGCCGCCATCCGCTTCGCCGGCCAGGCCGTCATCGTCGACTTCCGCCCGCTGACCCGCCCCTACGTCGTCACCGCGATCGGGGATGCCGACACGCTCACGTCCCGCTTCGAGGGCTCCTTCTCGGGGGCGTACCTCACGCAGCTCGGCGACCAGTACGGCATCCGGTCCGACCTCGCGGGGTCCGACTCGCTCACCGTGCCCGCCGACACGGCGGTGCGCCTCGTTCACGCCGAGCCGCTCGGTCTCGACCCGACACCCGTCGCGACGACGTCCACCACCCCCTCACCCTCGAGCTCGGGAGGTGCCCGGTGA
- a CDS encoding small basic family protein, which yields MIPVIGLVVGLGLGLLLDPSVPVWLQPYLPIAVIAALDAVFGAVRAVLDGIFDDKVFVVSFLSNVVVAAFIVFLGDQLGVGAQLSTGVVVVLGVRIFSNVASIRRHLFKA from the coding sequence GTGATCCCGGTCATCGGCCTCGTCGTCGGCCTCGGGCTCGGGCTGCTGCTCGACCCGTCCGTGCCCGTCTGGCTCCAGCCCTACCTGCCCATCGCGGTCATCGCGGCCCTGGATGCCGTCTTCGGCGCGGTCCGCGCCGTGCTCGACGGCATCTTCGACGACAAGGTCTTCGTCGTCTCGTTCCTGTCCAACGTCGTCGTCGCCGCGTTCATCGTCTTCCTCGGTGACCAGCTCGGCGTGGGGGCGCAGCTGTCGACGGGCGTCGTCGTCGTGCTCGGCGTGCGCATCTTCTCCAACGTCGCCTCGATCCGCCGGCACCTCTTCAAGGCCTGA
- a CDS encoding DUF881 domain-containing protein produces MMDDGPTDPRPDPGPAEPRSADGRAAWRRLVRLGRPRATRANLLGAVLAIALGVAIATQVQLTNERDLGQLSQSDLVRVLDDVSVRGARLDAQVRELEATRDRLRSGVGTSAEALAQAQRRADTLGILAGTIGAKGPGITLTISDPQRTVTGPVILDVIQELRDAGAEAIQVGGVRVVASSYVGDDGGDLSIDGTAFTRPVTVLAVGDSNTLASAMTIPGGIVETVRQKGASATVVERPEVEVTALHVPTPLTHARPTG; encoded by the coding sequence ATGATGGACGACGGCCCCACCGACCCCCGCCCGGACCCGGGTCCGGCCGAACCCCGCTCAGCCGACGGCCGCGCCGCCTGGCGCCGTTTGGTGCGGCTCGGTCGCCCGCGGGCGACGCGGGCCAACCTGCTCGGCGCCGTGCTCGCCATCGCGCTCGGCGTCGCCATCGCGACGCAGGTGCAGCTGACGAACGAGCGCGACCTCGGCCAGCTGAGCCAGAGCGACCTCGTCCGGGTGCTCGACGACGTGTCGGTGCGCGGCGCGCGGCTCGACGCCCAGGTGCGCGAGCTCGAGGCCACCCGCGACCGGCTCCGCAGCGGCGTGGGCACGAGCGCGGAGGCGCTGGCCCAGGCCCAGCGCCGCGCCGACACCCTCGGCATCCTCGCGGGCACCATCGGCGCCAAGGGCCCGGGGATCACCCTGACGATCAGCGACCCGCAGCGGACGGTGACCGGCCCGGTCATCCTCGACGTCATCCAGGAGCTGCGCGACGCCGGCGCCGAGGCCATCCAGGTCGGTGGCGTGCGCGTCGTGGCGTCGTCGTACGTGGGCGACGACGGGGGGGACCTCAGCATCGACGGCACGGCCTTCACCCGCCCGGTCACCGTGCTCGCCGTCGGTGACAGCAACACCCTCGCCTCGGCCATGACCATCCCGGGCGGCATCGTCGAGACGGTGCGCCAGAAGGGCGCCTCGGCCACCGTCGTCGAACGCCCGGAGGTCGAGGTCACGGCGCTGCACGTGCCCACGCCGCTGACCCACGCCCGACCGACGGGCTGA
- the gcvH gene encoding glycine cleavage system protein GcvH: protein MSDLDYPSDLRYTSDHEWLRPGDDGVVRVGITSFAQDALGDVVFVSLPTVGDTVATGDACGEVESTKSVSDVYAPVDGEVTGVNPALDATPELVNSDPYGEGWMFEVRVSDASALDAFMDADAYQQTLG, encoded by the coding sequence ATGAGCGACCTCGACTACCCGTCCGACCTGCGCTATACCAGCGACCACGAGTGGCTGCGTCCCGGTGACGACGGTGTCGTGCGCGTCGGCATCACCTCCTTCGCCCAGGACGCCCTCGGCGACGTCGTCTTCGTCTCACTGCCGACCGTCGGTGACACCGTCGCGACCGGCGACGCGTGCGGCGAGGTCGAGTCGACGAAGTCCGTCAGCGACGTCTACGCGCCCGTCGACGGTGAGGTCACCGGCGTCAACCCCGCCCTCGACGCCACCCCCGAGCTCGTCAACTCCGACCCGTACGGCGAGGGCTGGATGTTCGAGGTGCGCGTCTCCGACGCGTCCGCCCTCGACGCCTTCATGGACGCCGACGCCTACCAGCAGACCCTGGGCTGA
- a CDS encoding FHA domain-containing protein: MSSQPPGPDENADPTSGEPTDGPGWSEEADRTTRQPRVDDSAAEPRTLRFQGVPSQDPDHAEAGTRGLSAEDQATIEALRPGTALLVVQRGPNTGARFLLDDDRVVVGRHPDSDIFLDDVTVSRRHAEFVSAAGGYAVRDAGSLNGTYVNRQLVDETSLQTGDEVQVGKFRLVYYAAV, encoded by the coding sequence ATGTCGAGCCAGCCCCCCGGGCCCGATGAGAACGCCGACCCGACGTCCGGCGAGCCCACCGACGGCCCCGGCTGGTCGGAGGAGGCGGACCGCACCACCCGCCAGCCCCGCGTCGACGACAGCGCGGCCGAGCCGCGCACCCTGCGCTTCCAAGGCGTCCCCAGCCAGGACCCCGACCACGCCGAGGCAGGCACCCGTGGCCTGAGCGCCGAGGACCAGGCCACGATCGAGGCGCTGCGGCCGGGTACGGCCCTGCTCGTCGTGCAGCGTGGCCCGAACACCGGGGCGCGGTTCCTGCTCGACGACGACCGCGTCGTCGTGGGGCGCCACCCCGACTCGGACATCTTCCTCGACGACGTCACGGTCTCCCGCCGTCACGCCGAGTTCGTCAGCGCCGCAGGCGGGTACGCCGTGCGTGACGCCGGGTCACTCAACGGCACGTACGTCAACCGGCAGCTCGTCGACGAGACCTCGCTGCAGACCGGCGACGAGGTCCAGGTCGGCAAGTTCCGCCTCGTCTACTACGCCGCCGTCTGA
- a CDS encoding MerR family transcriptional regulator, translating to MTDDTATTGSGAPRLTIGKVLAELSQEFPDVSASKLRFLEAEGLVTPERTASGYRTFSPDDVRRLRYILGAQRDRFWPLKVIREALDALDRGLQEPEGAVGAPEPPEPVADPEVPDAPALLARDDVTLTGPEVRRATGIDRDTMHALENFGLLRPDAAGHFTGDDLAVAAAAHTLASHGLEARHLRSFRTAADREVGLVEQVLATRRVDGSREERAAEIASACIALHVALVRSGLAR from the coding sequence ATGACCGACGACACCGCCACCACGGGCTCCGGAGCGCCCCGACTCACCATCGGCAAGGTGCTCGCCGAGCTGTCGCAGGAGTTCCCCGACGTCTCGGCGAGCAAGCTGCGCTTCCTCGAGGCCGAGGGCCTGGTCACCCCGGAGCGCACCGCCTCGGGATACCGCACCTTCAGCCCCGACGACGTCCGGCGGCTGCGCTACATCCTCGGCGCCCAGCGCGACCGGTTCTGGCCCCTCAAGGTCATCCGTGAGGCGCTCGACGCCCTCGACCGGGGGCTGCAGGAGCCCGAGGGAGCCGTCGGCGCCCCGGAGCCGCCCGAACCGGTCGCCGACCCCGAGGTGCCCGACGCCCCGGCCCTGCTGGCCCGTGACGACGTCACCCTGACCGGCCCCGAGGTGCGCCGCGCGACCGGGATCGACCGCGACACGATGCACGCCCTCGAGAACTTCGGCCTCCTGCGCCCCGACGCCGCCGGGCACTTCACCGGCGACGACCTCGCCGTCGCCGCCGCCGCGCACACCCTCGCCTCGCACGGCCTCGAGGCCCGCCACCTGCGCTCCTTCCGCACCGCGGCCGACCGCGAGGTGGGGCTGGTCGAGCAGGTGCTGGCCACACGGCGCGTCGACGGGTCGAGGGAGGAGCGGGCGGCCGAGATCGCCTCCGCCTGCATCGCCCTGCACGTGGCCCTCGTCCGCTCCGGCCTCGCCCGCTGA
- a CDS encoding bifunctional nuclease family protein yields MREVDVLGVRVEMPTNNPIVLLRERDGGRYLPIWIGAAEAAAITYAQQGVVPPRPLTHDLMRDVLAVLGHELTEVRIVALKDSVFHAALIVDGKAEISSRASDAIALALRTGAKVLVDGAILDEAAIVVSSEEDDEVEKFKEFLDHVSAEDFEKPEGGGDDPQRPQS; encoded by the coding sequence GTGAGAGAGGTCGACGTGCTGGGCGTCCGGGTCGAGATGCCGACGAACAACCCCATCGTGCTGCTGCGGGAGCGCGACGGCGGTCGCTACCTGCCCATCTGGATCGGTGCGGCCGAAGCCGCCGCGATCACCTACGCCCAGCAGGGCGTCGTGCCGCCGCGGCCGCTGACCCACGACCTCATGCGCGACGTCCTCGCGGTGCTCGGTCACGAGCTGACGGAGGTGCGCATCGTCGCCCTCAAGGACTCGGTGTTCCACGCCGCCCTCATCGTCGACGGCAAGGCCGAGATCAGCTCGCGCGCCTCCGACGCGATCGCCCTGGCGCTGCGCACCGGGGCCAAGGTGCTCGTCGACGGCGCCATCCTCGACGAGGCCGCCATCGTCGTCTCGTCCGAGGAGGACGACGAGGTCGAGAAGTTCAAGGAGTTCCTCGACCACGTCAGCGCCGAGGACTTCGAGAAGCCCGAGGGCGGCGGCGACGACCCGCAGCGCCCGCAGAGCTGA